The following are encoded in a window of Nibricoccus aquaticus genomic DNA:
- the leuA gene encoding 2-isopropylmalate synthase, with protein MQPSPVSKYRPFPPVDLPNRQWPSRTLTRAPIWCSVDLRDGNQALAQPMSVEEKLEYFDLLVKIGFKEIEVGFPSASQIEFDFCRRLIEENRIPAGVSIQILCQCREDLITRSLEALRGAKSIIFHLYNSTSPKQREYVFNASRDDIIRIATHGVSFLKEKMQPLVAEGTRVRLEYSPESFTSTELDFALEICERVTDVWQPTPENKIILNLPATVEYGTPNVHADQIEWMCTHLTRRSSTTISLHTHNDRGTGIAATELALLAGADRVEGTLFGVGERTGNLDIVTTALNIYTYGIETGLDFGDLNHIRDVYERCTRMEVPARQPYAGELAFTAFSGSHQDAIKKSWAHQKPGRPWDVLYIPVDPADVGRSYKAIIRINSQSGKGGVAYILENDYGFQLPKLMHKEIGRIVNDLADAKGTELTTEDIHAAFLREYIERREPVTLEHFKTTERDSAVTCEASITLNGKRHALTASGNGPIDAFVRALGTTVLPKFEVLSYSEHSLGKGAEARAVSYIQIKTDRGQTLFGAGIDTNIELASIKAIVSALNRALAK; from the coding sequence ATGCAACCTTCCCCCGTTTCCAAATACCGGCCCTTCCCGCCCGTCGATTTGCCTAATCGCCAGTGGCCCAGCCGCACGCTCACGCGCGCTCCGATCTGGTGCAGCGTCGATCTCCGCGATGGCAACCAAGCCCTCGCCCAGCCCATGAGCGTCGAAGAAAAATTGGAGTACTTCGACCTGTTGGTAAAAATCGGCTTCAAGGAAATCGAGGTCGGCTTCCCCTCTGCGTCGCAGATCGAATTCGATTTCTGCCGCCGCCTCATCGAGGAAAACCGCATCCCGGCCGGCGTCTCCATCCAGATCCTCTGCCAGTGCCGCGAGGACTTGATCACACGCTCCCTCGAAGCCTTGCGCGGCGCGAAGAGCATCATCTTCCATCTCTACAACTCCACGTCGCCAAAGCAGCGCGAGTATGTGTTCAACGCTTCGCGCGACGACATCATCCGCATCGCCACGCACGGTGTTTCCTTCCTCAAGGAAAAGATGCAGCCACTCGTCGCCGAGGGCACACGCGTGCGTCTGGAATATTCGCCCGAGAGTTTCACGAGCACCGAGTTGGATTTCGCCTTGGAGATCTGCGAGCGCGTCACCGACGTGTGGCAACCGACGCCGGAAAACAAAATCATCCTCAACCTCCCCGCCACGGTCGAGTACGGCACGCCCAACGTGCACGCCGACCAGATCGAGTGGATGTGCACGCATCTCACGCGCCGCAGCAGCACGACCATTTCGCTCCACACGCACAACGACCGCGGCACCGGTATCGCCGCGACCGAACTGGCGTTGCTAGCCGGAGCCGACCGCGTCGAAGGCACGCTCTTCGGCGTCGGTGAGCGTACCGGCAATCTGGATATCGTCACCACCGCGCTGAACATCTACACCTACGGCATCGAAACCGGCCTGGATTTCGGCGACTTGAATCACATCCGCGATGTCTACGAACGCTGCACGCGCATGGAAGTGCCCGCTCGCCAGCCCTACGCCGGCGAACTCGCCTTCACCGCCTTCAGCGGCTCGCACCAGGACGCCATCAAGAAATCCTGGGCGCACCAGAAACCCGGCCGCCCATGGGATGTGCTCTACATTCCCGTCGATCCCGCCGACGTCGGTCGCAGCTACAAGGCGATCATCCGCATCAACTCGCAGTCCGGCAAAGGCGGCGTCGCGTACATCCTTGAGAACGACTACGGCTTCCAGTTGCCCAAGCTCATGCACAAGGAGATCGGCCGCATCGTGAACGATCTTGCCGACGCCAAAGGCACCGAGCTCACCACGGAAGACATCCACGCCGCGTTTCTCCGCGAGTACATCGAGCGCCGCGAGCCTGTGACCTTGGAGCACTTCAAGACCACCGAGCGCGACAGCGCCGTGACGTGCGAAGCCTCGATAACCCTCAACGGCAAACGCCACGCACTCACCGCCTCCGGCAACGGCCCGATCGATGCCTTCGTACGCGCGCTCGGCACGACTGTGCTGCCGAAATTCGAAGTCCTCAGTTACTCCGAACACTCGCTCGGCAAAGGCGCGGAGGCACGTGCCGTGTCCTACATCCAGATCAAGACCGACCGCGGCCAGACGCTCTTCGGCGCCGGCATCGACACCAACATCGAGTTGGCGTCGATCAAAGCCATCGTGAGCGCGCTGAACCGCGCACTCGCGAAGTAA
- a CDS encoding MmcQ/YjbR family DNA-binding protein: MRLPALRQFALSLPQTTWVKQWGECLVYKVAGKMFLIIALDGETIDGVVFKCTPEEFDDLTDIDGITQAPYCAKRHWVRVGDLAALSAAELERRIRRSYDLVVAKLPKKTRATLDVTKI, from the coding sequence ATGCGCCTGCCTGCACTTCGCCAGTTCGCGCTTTCCCTTCCTCAGACCACCTGGGTCAAGCAGTGGGGCGAGTGCCTCGTTTATAAAGTCGCGGGCAAAATGTTTCTGATCATCGCGCTCGATGGCGAAACGATCGACGGGGTCGTCTTCAAGTGCACGCCGGAGGAATTCGACGATCTCACGGACATCGATGGCATCACGCAGGCGCCTTATTGCGCGAAGCGGCACTGGGTGCGGGTCGGTGATCTCGCGGCGTTGTCTGCGGCGGAGTTGGAACGTCGCATCCGACGGAGTTACGATCTGGTTGTGGCTAAGCTGCCGAAGAAAACGCGGGCGACGCTCGACGTGACGAAGATCTAG
- a CDS encoding cytochrome d ubiquinol oxidase subunit II, which yields MIDILVFFIGASLLLYVVLGGSDFGAGILELLPAGRLRGKQKDVINHAMGPVWEANHMWLILIVVILFMGFPVIFTTLMVALHLPMLALLVGIVVRGTAFTFRHYDAIQEKKSQRTYTWLFGLSSLWTAFWLGIIAASLNRGTIDPDATEFWRAYIAPWWGAYPLSVGAFVACIYAFLASIYLIGETDDVELKRRFHRFGAYFNGLVILMGGVVFAASLGEHESLATAFLRSPLNLAVVALATGLFVALWFFVTKHRVMLTRVVASGQVALILIGWCLLYAPNAVLTTRGPLSFYTEAAPLATLRQLVIALLVGSVFIFPSLFFLLRVFKLSGSRDATDEHAENSRD from the coding sequence ATGATCGACATCCTCGTCTTTTTCATCGGCGCTTCGCTTCTGCTCTACGTGGTGTTGGGCGGTTCCGACTTCGGCGCGGGCATCCTCGAACTGTTACCGGCCGGGCGACTGCGCGGAAAACAAAAGGACGTCATCAATCACGCGATGGGCCCGGTGTGGGAGGCCAATCACATGTGGCTCATTCTGATCGTCGTGATCCTCTTCATGGGATTTCCCGTGATCTTCACGACACTGATGGTCGCGCTGCATTTGCCGATGCTCGCGCTGCTGGTCGGCATTGTGGTGCGTGGCACCGCGTTCACCTTTCGTCACTACGATGCGATCCAGGAGAAGAAATCCCAGCGCACCTACACGTGGCTGTTTGGACTCTCGAGTCTCTGGACGGCTTTCTGGTTGGGGATCATCGCGGCCAGCCTCAATCGCGGAACGATCGATCCGGATGCCACTGAATTCTGGCGCGCCTACATCGCTCCGTGGTGGGGTGCCTATCCGCTGAGCGTTGGCGCGTTTGTCGCCTGCATCTACGCGTTTCTCGCGAGCATCTATCTCATCGGCGAAACGGACGACGTGGAGTTGAAACGCCGCTTTCACCGCTTCGGCGCATATTTTAACGGTCTCGTCATTCTGATGGGTGGAGTCGTTTTCGCCGCATCGCTCGGTGAACACGAAAGTCTCGCCACGGCGTTTCTCCGCAGTCCGCTCAATCTCGCGGTCGTGGCGCTGGCCACCGGGCTATTCGTCGCGCTGTGGTTCTTCGTCACCAAGCATCGCGTGATGCTCACGCGGGTTGTCGCCTCCGGACAAGTCGCGCTGATTCTGATCGGCTGGTGCCTGCTCTACGCGCCCAACGCCGTGCTCACCACGCGTGGCCCGCTCAGTTTCTACACCGAGGCCGCGCCACTGGCGACGCTGCGCCAGCTCGTCATCGCGTTGCTGGTCGGCAGCGTGTTTATCTTCCCGAGTCTGTTTTTCCTGCTGCGCGTGTTCAAATTGTCCGGCTCACGAGACGCCACGGACGAACACGCGGAAAATTCGCGCGACTGA
- a CDS encoding YdeI/OmpD-associated family protein, whose amino-acid sequence MPTKDPRVDAYIAEAEPFARPVLKHLRKLIHQGCPDAVETIKWSCPFFDYHGLLCGFAAFKAHASLFFWRDIDVSQWLEKTNTAGAGMGQFGKITSLADLPKDSVLLTCVRAAVEQRDAPASAKKRAPKPGKELPVPADLKKALAANAKAAATFKAFAPSHRRAYLDWIADAKQPATREKRIATTIEWLAEGKPHNWKYREQTAKK is encoded by the coding sequence ATGCCCACCAAAGACCCACGTGTTGATGCGTACATCGCAGAGGCGGAGCCCTTCGCCCGGCCGGTTTTGAAGCACCTGCGGAAGTTGATTCACCAAGGCTGTCCGGACGCGGTGGAAACCATCAAGTGGAGCTGCCCCTTCTTCGACTACCACGGGCTGCTCTGCGGATTCGCGGCGTTCAAGGCGCACGCCTCGCTGTTCTTCTGGCGCGACATCGACGTCAGCCAGTGGCTCGAGAAAACGAATACGGCAGGCGCAGGCATGGGCCAGTTCGGGAAGATCACGTCGCTGGCCGACCTGCCCAAAGACTCGGTCCTGCTCACCTGCGTCCGTGCAGCCGTGGAGCAACGCGATGCGCCCGCCTCTGCGAAAAAGCGCGCCCCAAAACCCGGCAAGGAATTGCCCGTGCCCGCGGATTTGAAGAAAGCGCTCGCCGCCAACGCGAAAGCCGCGGCGACGTTCAAAGCCTTCGCACCGAGTCACCGCCGCGCATATCTCGACTGGATCGCCGACGCCAAACAGCCCGCGACCCGCGAGAAACGCATCGCCACAACGATCGAGTGGCTCGCCGAAGGAAAGCCGCACAACTGGAAATACCGCGAGCAGACTGCGAAAAAGTAA
- a CDS encoding DUF2959 domain-containing protein, producing MKILRAPLFAASLAIALLSGCSSAYYGAMEKIGVAKRDILVDRVGNARESQQEAKEQFASALEKFIAVTKVEGGSLKAKYDQLNDDFKRSEARATEVRERIAAVSDVSDALFSEWKKELSAYSDRSLRDQSQRQLDETKRRYNDLMRTMRAAADRMDPILGKFRDQVLFLKHNLNAQAIAGLTSTASNLQGDVSRLIEDMEKSIREADEFIKSMKTS from the coding sequence ATGAAGATCCTTCGTGCCCCTCTTTTCGCGGCCTCCCTCGCAATCGCGCTACTCAGCGGCTGCTCCAGTGCCTACTACGGCGCCATGGAAAAAATCGGCGTGGCCAAACGCGACATCCTCGTCGACCGCGTCGGCAACGCCCGTGAATCACAGCAGGAAGCCAAGGAACAATTCGCCAGCGCCTTGGAGAAATTCATCGCCGTCACGAAAGTCGAAGGCGGCAGCCTGAAAGCCAAATACGATCAGCTGAACGACGACTTCAAACGCAGCGAAGCCCGCGCCACCGAAGTCCGCGAACGCATCGCCGCCGTCTCCGATGTCTCCGACGCCCTTTTCTCCGAGTGGAAAAAAGAACTCAGCGCCTACTCCGACCGCAGCCTCCGAGACCAGAGCCAGCGTCAACTCGACGAAACCAAACGCCGCTACAACGACCTCATGCGCACCATGCGCGCCGCCGCCGACCGCATGGACCCCATCCTCGGCAAATTCCGCGACCAAGTCCTCTTCCTCAAACACAACTTGAACGCCCAAGCCATCGCCGGTCTGACCTCCACCGCGAGCAATCTTCAGGGCGACGTCTCCCGCCTGATCGAAGACATGGAAAAATCCATCCGCGAAGCCGACGAGTTCATCAAGTCGATGAAGACGAGTTGA
- a CDS encoding ABC transporter ATP-binding protein, whose protein sequence is MSRRYSSSPLLPDPPKTKIDRAALRETVEILRYLKPYRRRFVFGLLCLLVGSVAGLCFPLLAGGLIDAALHSTGVTLPVLGSLTLNGIAAILAGTIAVQALGSAGAAMSFGRVGQTALADLRRDTYGRMIGLPMEFFARRRVGELTSRLSGDIAQLESGLISAVPQLCRQTVLLIGGLVLIALTSGKLTLAMLCTVPLLIAAAVTFGRKLRRLSREAQDRLAETGTIVEETLQGIASVKAFANETFELARYQRTNEAALATSLTAVRWRAAFFAVFTVSMFGGMVIVLWFGAGLLQSGQITAGELTRFVLYSTFVAGAMGQAAELYSQIQKTVGASQRVRELLREQPEVTVALPAATTPKTAATITVNRPIHPSSPPSDLSTLSPQLSTPPSASASPTRLRGEVELQNVTFRYPSRPEIAVLADISLHARPGEVTALVGPSGAGKSTLTALLYRFYAPEHGRVLFDGRDAHDFDLTALREQMALVPQDVLLFGGSIAENIRYGKPGATLDEIKAAAQQANAAEFIDRFPEGYDTIVGDRGIKLSGGQRQRVAIARAILKDPAILVLDEATSSLDSESERLVQSALEHLMRGRTTFVIAHRLATVRRADQIVVLDQGRMVERGTHEELSQNPDGLYRRLSTLQFQHALAE, encoded by the coding sequence GTGTCCCGCCGCTACTCATCGTCTCCGCTCCTTCCCGATCCGCCCAAAACCAAAATTGATCGCGCCGCTCTCCGCGAAACCGTCGAGATCCTCCGCTACCTCAAGCCCTATCGCCGCCGCTTCGTGTTCGGACTCCTCTGCCTCCTCGTCGGCAGCGTCGCCGGACTTTGCTTCCCGCTCCTCGCCGGTGGCTTGATCGACGCCGCGCTGCACAGCACCGGCGTTACCTTGCCCGTCCTCGGCTCGCTCACGCTCAACGGCATCGCCGCCATCCTCGCAGGCACCATCGCCGTGCAAGCCCTCGGCTCCGCCGGCGCCGCGATGTCGTTCGGCCGCGTCGGCCAGACCGCCCTCGCCGATCTTCGTCGCGACACCTACGGCCGCATGATCGGACTCCCGATGGAGTTCTTCGCGCGCCGCCGCGTCGGTGAACTCACCAGCCGCCTCTCCGGCGACATCGCGCAACTCGAGTCCGGCCTCATCTCCGCCGTGCCCCAACTCTGCCGCCAGACCGTGCTCCTCATCGGCGGACTCGTCCTCATCGCGCTCACCTCGGGCAAACTCACGCTCGCGATGCTCTGCACGGTGCCCTTGCTCATCGCCGCCGCCGTGACGTTTGGCCGCAAACTCCGCCGTCTCTCCCGCGAGGCGCAGGACCGACTCGCGGAGACCGGCACCATCGTCGAGGAAACGCTGCAAGGCATCGCCAGCGTGAAGGCCTTCGCAAACGAGACCTTCGAGCTCGCCCGCTACCAACGCACCAACGAAGCCGCGCTCGCCACTTCGCTCACCGCCGTCCGCTGGCGCGCGGCGTTCTTCGCTGTATTCACCGTTTCGATGTTCGGCGGCATGGTGATCGTCCTCTGGTTCGGCGCGGGTCTGCTGCAATCCGGCCAGATCACCGCCGGCGAGCTCACGCGCTTCGTGCTCTACAGCACCTTCGTCGCCGGCGCGATGGGCCAGGCCGCGGAACTCTACAGCCAGATTCAGAAAACCGTCGGCGCCAGCCAGCGCGTGCGCGAACTCCTCCGCGAGCAACCCGAAGTCACCGTCGCGTTGCCCGCTGCGACAACGCCGAAAACCGCAGCGACCATCACCGTAAATCGCCCGATCCATCCTTCGTCTCCGCCTTCCGATCTCTCAACCCTCAGCCCTCAACTCTCAACTCCTCCGTCCGCCTCAGCCTCACCCACCCGTCTCCGTGGCGAAGTAGAACTCCAAAACGTCACCTTCCGTTACCCCTCGCGCCCCGAAATCGCCGTGCTCGCCGACATCTCGCTGCACGCGCGTCCCGGCGAAGTCACCGCCCTCGTCGGCCCGAGCGGTGCGGGCAAATCCACGCTCACCGCCCTGCTCTATCGCTTCTACGCGCCTGAGCACGGACGCGTTTTATTCGATGGCCGCGACGCGCACGACTTCGACCTCACTGCGTTGCGCGAGCAGATGGCGCTCGTGCCACAAGACGTGCTCCTCTTCGGCGGCTCGATCGCGGAAAACATCCGCTACGGCAAACCCGGCGCCACGCTCGACGAAATCAAAGCCGCCGCGCAGCAGGCCAACGCCGCGGAATTCATCGACCGCTTTCCCGAAGGCTACGACACGATCGTCGGCGACCGCGGCATCAAGCTCTCCGGCGGACAGCGCCAGCGCGTCGCCATCGCCCGCGCGATTCTGAAAGACCCCGCCATCCTCGTGCTCGACGAAGCCACCAGCTCGCTCGACAGCGAAAGCGAACGCCTTGTGCAAAGCGCGCTCGAGCACCTCATGCGCGGCCGCACCACCTTCGTGATCGCCCACCGCCTCGCCACGGTCCGCCGCGCCGACCAGATCGTCGTCCTCGACCAGGGCCGCATGGTCGAACGCGGCACGCACGAAGAACTTTCGCAAAACCCCGACGGCCTCTACCGCCGCCTCAGCACCCTGCAGTTCCAGCACGCATTGGCCGAGTAG